Genomic DNA from Synechococcus sp. UW179A:
TCACGGTCGTACTTGCCGAGCCGCTCAACGAGACGCGAACGCCCCCCGCTGGTGACCTTGACGCTGCCACTGCCAAGAAGTGCGATCAGGATCAGTGCAGGCAGGCTCAGCAGCGCTTCCATGACGATTCGATGTCTGAGGCGACGCTAGTCCCCAAAGTGAGACGAACAAGCCACCTGTCATGCCACCTGTTTGGAGTCCTTTGATCTGGTTGCTGGTGGCAGGCGTGCTGCTGATCGTGGAGCTCATGCAACCCAGTTTCGACGGGCTGATGTTCGCCGTCCTGGCAGGTCTTGTCGTGTCTGTGCTGACGGCCTTGCTGCCGCTGCAGGTCTGGATTCAGATCATGCTGTTCAGTCTCATCACCTTGCTGGGAACGCTTTGGCTGAGCCGCTGGTCTGCCCAACGCAATCCAAGACCGGGACGTCGACGCTTAAAGGACGACACAGCCGAGGTGCTTGCCACGATTCAGCCCGGAGGAGAAGGCAGGGTTCGCTGGCATGGTCAAAGCTGGGCGGCCAGCTCACTGGATGTGGAGACTCCCCTTCAGGCTGGAGATCGCGTGCTTGTGATCAGCAGGGAGGGCACCCGGCTCAAGGTTCTGCCGACCCCGCCTTCGCCCTGAGCTTCAATCGAAAAACAGCAGACTGACGACCTTCCCCATATCCTCGGCATTCCGACAGCTGGCAAGAAGTGTTTCGCTGTCATGGAAGGCCAGGCAGATCAGTTGATCACAACGGCTAATGATGTCCTGATTACAGAGGCTGCTTGCCATTGGCAAAGGCAGATCGTCGTGCTCAGGCTTTTCGATCAGATGTAGAACACTCTCCAACTGATCGCGGATCTCAGGCGCCTGACGACTGAGACTCTGAGGCAAAAGAACAGTGAGCTTGGAGGCATCGACGGCTAGAACGCCTCTAATTACTGCAGCATTGACCCCCTGCGCGCCTGAGGTGACCAAAGAGTGGCCTTCCTGAGCAAGCGATCGGGCGATCAGCTCGATCAGATGGATGGCGACCACAGGAACATGGCGGCTGCCGAGGATGGCAATCCTCCGCGCTCCCTTGTCCTGGAGCAAGGCCAATTCCTGCGCAAGGGTGTCCACCCTGTCCATTGCAGGAAGATCAAGGGATCGGCTCAATGACTACCTGCGAGCGTTCCTAGAAGCTAGCAGCGGTGAACCCTGTCGGGACCATCACTTTGAGCCGATCGCAAGGTGCTCCAGTCCCACGGCGCTAAGCAAGTCCGCAAGACGGCAGTGTTCTTCCACAAGACGGAAGGCGTAAGTCGCTTTCACCGCCTCGTGCAGACGCACGTGACCGAACGCCTGTTCGATCACTTCAACGGTCCCGAGTGTGTCCCTCTCAACTTTGAGCAGGGGCACCTCCAGTTCATCCGCTCGACTGATGAGCTGGGGAAGCGGATCTCCGGCACCCGTCAAAATCAAACACTGCGTAGAAGCCTCCAGGGCTGCCAACTGGATATCGGTGCGATCTGCTCCAGTGACGACGGCCATGTTGCGGCGTCTGCGGAAGAACTCCATCGCTGAGTTCACATTCATCGCCCCAATACTGAGAGTCTCGACCAAGAGGTCGAGTTTCTCCCTGCAGCAGATCACGCGCGCATCAAGCCGACGCACGAGCTCGCCCACTGTGACGCTGCGCAGCAGAGGCGACCGGGGCATCACACCGAACACCTTGATACCAAGGGCCTGCAGAGACGGAACAACATCACGTTCAAGGCTTTCCACATCATCAGGAGTGACTGCATTCAGAACCACACCGCGCAGTCGGTCACCGAGCTGCTGACTGGCGGCCAGCAACGCATCGACGCTGCGACTGTCTTCCCAGAGA
This window encodes:
- a CDS encoding NfeD family protein; translated protein: MPPVWSPLIWLLVAGVLLIVELMQPSFDGLMFAVLAGLVVSVLTALLPLQVWIQIMLFSLITLLGTLWLSRWSAQRNPRPGRRRLKDDTAEVLATIQPGGEGRVRWHGQSWAASSLDVETPLQAGDRVLVISREGTRLKVLPTPPSP
- a CDS encoding DNA recombination-mediator protein A is translated as MSRSLDLPAMDRVDTLAQELALLQDKGARRIAILGSRHVPVVAIHLIELIARSLAQEGHSLVTSGAQGVNAAVIRGVLAVDASKLTVLLPQSLSRQAPEIRDQLESVLHLIEKPEHDDLPLPMASSLCNQDIISRCDQLICLAFHDSETLLASCRNAEDMGKVVSLLFFD
- a CDS encoding phosphotransacetylase family protein, which codes for MGSTLLIGSCEPFSGKSALVLGIARHLRSVGIRVLFGKPLATSLDWESDQGVLPSPLIDDDVRFVGETLGLPPQDLIPSLHLLSPNTAQRRLANGTLAAGEGLEQLRTSLQQSENGVTLLEAAGNLHEGLLYGLSLVQLARDLDAPVVLVHLWEDSRSVDALLAASQQLGDRLRGVVLNAVTPDDVESLERDVVPSLQALGIKVFGVMPRSPLLRSVTVGELVRRLDARVICCREKLDLLVETLSIGAMNVNSAMEFFRRRRNMAVVTGADRTDIQLAALEASTQCLILTGAGDPLPQLISRADELEVPLLKVERDTLGTVEVIEQAFGHVRLHEAVKATYAFRLVEEHCRLADLLSAVGLEHLAIGSK